The following coding sequences lie in one Agrobacterium vitis genomic window:
- a CDS encoding DUF736 domain-containing protein — MATIGSFTASGNGFSGTIKTLNLNVKATIRAVERTSEKGPDYRILAGATVEFGAAWKKTSNEGRDYLSVKLDDPSFPAPIYATLIEVEGEEGLSLIWSRSNRD, encoded by the coding sequence ATGGCAACCATCGGCTCTTTCACCGCTTCCGGCAACGGCTTCTCCGGCACCATCAAGACCCTTAACCTCAACGTCAAGGCAACCATCCGCGCCGTCGAGCGCACTTCCGAAAAGGGCCCGGACTACCGCATCCTCGCCGGGGCTACGGTCGAATTTGGCGCAGCCTGGAAGAAGACCTCGAACGAAGGCCGCGACTACCTCTCGGTCAAACTCGACGACCCGAGCTTCCCGGCCCCCATCTACGCAACGCTGATCGAGGTCGAGGGCGAGGAAGGCCTCTCCCTCATCTGGTCCCGGTCGAACCGGGACTGA
- a CDS encoding HU family DNA-binding protein produces MTTTNEIADKIAADNGLTKVQAKGIVEAVFQAIADAAGSDAETSIPGFGKFKVKASPEREGRNPATGEKMTVAASKKLTFAPAKALKDALNK; encoded by the coding sequence ATGACCACCACCAATGAAATCGCCGACAAGATTGCAGCCGACAACGGCCTGACGAAGGTTCAGGCCAAGGGCATTGTCGAGGCTGTCTTCCAGGCAATCGCCGATGCAGCAGGCTCCGACGCTGAAACCTCAATCCCCGGCTTCGGCAAGTTTAAGGTCAAGGCATCGCCTGAGCGCGAGGGTCGTAATCCCGCGACCGGAGAAAAGATGACTGTTGCCGCTTCGAAGAAGCTGACTTTCGCGCCTGCTAAGGCGCTCAAGGATGCACTGAACAAGTGA
- a CDS encoding AraC family transcriptional regulator, with amino-acid sequence MLPNPMIDGHRQSMRGQLVELAGGLAPRHGYNPTGLDRVRILRSEAVLHDVPVLYNPGAVFVLQGSKQGMLDGEIFRYDEDHYLAVSVPVPFRMESTASPERPLLAVYLEFDMQLAAEIALQVEKRNELAGHPPRGLMSNKMDADIEDVLLRLLRALRSPVESAVLGAGILRELHYRVLVGPQGGAMIAALQHSGPYGKIFRSLAWLREHYGTEISIAELAGRVGMSVPSYHVHFKNLTGTSPMQYVKAMRLQEARLIIARQEKTIAVVARSVGYASPAQFSRDFKRHFGRTASEEAKWVRHHLGELV; translated from the coding sequence TTGTTGCCAAATCCTATGATTGACGGACATCGCCAATCGATGCGAGGCCAGCTGGTCGAGTTGGCCGGCGGTCTAGCTCCGCGTCACGGATACAATCCGACCGGACTCGATCGCGTTCGTATTCTCCGCAGCGAGGCCGTGCTCCACGATGTCCCGGTCCTCTATAACCCAGGCGCGGTGTTCGTCCTGCAGGGCAGCAAGCAGGGCATGCTGGACGGAGAAATCTTCCGCTACGATGAAGACCACTATCTGGCTGTTTCTGTCCCCGTGCCTTTCCGGATGGAATCGACCGCCAGTCCGGAGAGGCCATTGCTTGCGGTCTATCTCGAATTCGATATGCAGTTGGCGGCTGAGATCGCCCTGCAGGTCGAAAAGCGCAACGAGCTTGCGGGTCATCCGCCACGCGGTTTGATGTCGAACAAGATGGATGCTGACATCGAGGACGTCCTGTTACGCCTGTTGAGGGCGCTTCGCAGTCCGGTCGAAAGTGCTGTTCTGGGTGCGGGCATTCTGCGCGAACTGCACTATCGGGTGCTGGTCGGTCCGCAAGGCGGCGCAATGATTGCCGCGCTTCAGCACAGTGGACCATACGGGAAAATCTTCCGGAGCCTGGCCTGGCTGCGGGAGCACTACGGCACTGAAATCTCAATCGCCGAGCTGGCCGGCAGGGTGGGCATGAGCGTGCCGTCCTACCATGTGCATTTCAAAAACCTGACTGGCACCAGTCCGATGCAATACGTGAAGGCCATGCGGCTGCAAGAAGCAAGATTGATCATCGCCCGCCAGGAAAAGACGATTGCGGTGGTCGCGAGGTCAGTCGGTTATGCAAGCCCGGCCCAGTTTAGCCGAGACTTTAAGCGACATTTCGGTCGCACAGCGTCGGAGGAGGCGAAATGGGTCAGACACCATCTTGGCGAACTCGTCTGA
- a CDS encoding oxidoreductase, which translates to MSRKTFFITGANSGFGLAIATAAAQMGHQVIGTVRSETARSALAAAVPAIHPVLCDVTAFDQIPDVVRDTEDKYGPVDVLINNAGYGHEGVIEESPLEEMRRQFDVNVFGAVAVAKAFIPRFRERRQGFIVNVTSMGGMITMPGIGYYCGSKFALQGISEVMRSEMAPFGVHVTTLCPGSFRTDWAGRSMIRTERSIADYDSLFDPIREAREAVSGKQLGDPEKLAAAVLILVETDNPPPQLLLGSDALKHVSARLKRLQEEIDAWTSVTVSTDG; encoded by the coding sequence ATGTCGAGAAAGACCTTTTTCATCACCGGCGCAAATTCCGGCTTCGGCTTGGCCATCGCTACGGCTGCTGCTCAGATGGGCCATCAGGTTATCGGCACCGTCCGCTCCGAGACGGCACGCTCGGCGCTTGCCGCAGCCGTGCCCGCCATTCACCCCGTCCTTTGCGACGTCACCGCGTTCGACCAGATTCCGGATGTCGTCCGTGATACGGAAGACAAGTACGGGCCGGTCGATGTGCTCATCAACAATGCCGGTTACGGCCACGAGGGCGTCATCGAAGAATCACCTCTCGAAGAGATGCGCAGACAGTTCGACGTGAACGTCTTTGGCGCTGTAGCTGTCGCCAAGGCGTTTATTCCCAGGTTCCGCGAACGGCGCCAGGGTTTCATCGTCAATGTCACGTCGATGGGCGGCATGATCACCATGCCCGGTATCGGGTATTACTGTGGCAGCAAGTTTGCGCTGCAAGGCATATCGGAAGTGATGCGTTCAGAAATGGCGCCGTTCGGTGTGCATGTGACGACGTTATGCCCCGGCTCTTTCCGCACAGACTGGGCCGGACGTTCGATGATCCGCACGGAACGGTCGATCGCGGATTACGATTCCCTTTTTGATCCGATACGCGAGGCCCGGGAGGCAGTCAGTGGCAAGCAGCTTGGTGATCCAGAGAAACTCGCTGCAGCCGTCTTGATCCTAGTCGAGACCGATAACCCGCCACCGCAACTTCTCCTTGGCAGCGACGCTCTCAAGCATGTATCGGCGAGACTCAAGCGTCTCCAAGAAGAGATCGATGCGTGGACCTCCGTGACGGTATCGACGGACGGCTGA
- a CDS encoding Tn3 family transposase — translation MVRRALLSEAWWQQATIIPDNEREIAKHYTLDRSDLDLIMRQNKASNRLGLACVLATLRYPGRPLADGEVLPAGVLRFLARQIGVDHHEIERYFERPQTRREHLALLFDRMQMRPFVPSDVRALTGWLTPAAQTLRHADVLADMVVEELRRRRILLPARPALEAIIHVAIRRGIRIAHRALAGGISEGQKLDLDKLLDPREGTSVTILAWARTPALSPAAVNLDRIAERIRFLRSLNLPTTLMDRIPAKVFDEFAAEGTRMSAQHLRDLNTERRHAVLAATVLHLSRHLTDCAIDMFKKLMGILTRRANNQAAARVTRSVREVQTPLKDVSKVCHAIIKAREKGEDMAKALDLVIQWPAFTTSVQAVDTLIAPDVIDGKIEMLQRYPTIRKLAPQFLSTLVFRGHAVAANLLRALSVVAGLYRTGKRTIPDKAPISFAPKGWMPLILKDGKIDRRAYELCLFSELKRRLDAGDVWVEGAKRFQSFESFLIPTPTFELMREEGPLPIAVDTDVETYLRQQRQLLNDGLADLSRLAAAGELDDVELTGAGFSVTPHKAMFPDIAKSLKLKVESRLPAIRITDLLLEVDARTEFSNAFTHLRSGRTADNKLALLTAILADGINLGLTRMADVSPGITMRQLAWAHDWHIREEGYTAAHAILVNAQRQLPLASLWGDGTTSSSDGQYFPAGGHAEAIGDLNGRYGPNPGAKFYRFTSDQYGAFYIIAMNANASEAIYVLDGLLYHGSDLAIGTHYVDTGGVSDMSFALCHLVGFQIVPRLRGLKDRKLYLFPRDAPPENLAPLVGEHINVERIKANWNDILRLVTTIRSGQVRPSTLLAKLSAFPRQNGLALALRDLGRINRSIFLPQWWQNPEMRRNATAGLNKSESQNTLARALFFNRLGELRDRTFESQFYRASGLNLLINAIVYWNTLYLEPAFAELNRDGIPTPLDIIKHITPLGWQHISLTGDYIWTPTDGVDLRPLRRETSILAA, via the coding sequence ATGGTGCGAAGAGCATTACTGAGCGAGGCATGGTGGCAACAGGCGACGATCATCCCGGATAACGAAAGGGAGATCGCCAAACATTACACGCTGGATCGATCGGATCTCGACCTGATCATGCGACAGAACAAGGCCTCGAACAGACTGGGCCTCGCCTGTGTTCTGGCCACGCTACGATACCCTGGCCGACCGCTTGCGGATGGCGAGGTCCTGCCGGCTGGCGTCTTACGATTTCTGGCGCGGCAGATCGGCGTCGATCACCATGAGATCGAACGTTATTTCGAGCGCCCACAGACGCGGCGCGAGCATCTGGCCCTGCTTTTCGACAGAATGCAGATGCGTCCGTTTGTGCCTTCGGACGTGCGGGCACTCACAGGCTGGCTGACACCTGCCGCACAAACCCTGCGCCACGCCGATGTATTGGCGGATATGGTCGTGGAAGAACTGCGACGCAGGAGAATTCTCTTGCCAGCGCGGCCAGCGCTCGAAGCCATCATTCATGTGGCGATCAGGCGCGGCATTCGTATTGCTCATCGGGCCTTGGCCGGCGGGATCTCAGAAGGCCAAAAGCTCGATCTGGACAAGCTTCTCGATCCGCGTGAGGGGACAAGCGTGACTATTCTTGCCTGGGCGAGAACGCCAGCATTGTCGCCAGCCGCCGTCAACCTCGACAGAATTGCCGAGCGCATTCGCTTTCTCCGGTCTCTGAACCTGCCGACGACGTTGATGGATCGCATTCCGGCCAAGGTCTTTGACGAATTTGCTGCAGAGGGGACGCGAATGAGCGCGCAGCATCTGCGCGACCTTAACACCGAACGCCGACATGCTGTCCTGGCTGCAACAGTGCTCCACCTTTCCCGCCATCTCACCGATTGCGCGATCGACATGTTCAAGAAACTCATGGGCATCCTGACGCGGCGAGCCAATAACCAGGCGGCTGCTCGCGTCACCCGATCCGTTCGGGAAGTGCAGACGCCGTTGAAGGACGTTTCAAAAGTCTGCCATGCGATCATCAAGGCCAGAGAGAAGGGTGAGGACATGGCCAAAGCGCTTGATCTGGTCATCCAATGGCCAGCTTTTACAACCAGTGTCCAGGCGGTCGATACGCTGATCGCGCCGGATGTTATCGACGGTAAAATCGAAATGCTCCAGCGCTATCCGACGATCAGGAAACTGGCGCCACAGTTTCTCTCCACTCTCGTGTTCCGCGGTCACGCAGTGGCGGCGAACCTCTTGCGGGCGCTATCCGTGGTCGCGGGTCTATATCGTACGGGCAAAAGGACCATACCCGACAAGGCACCGATCTCCTTTGCGCCGAAGGGCTGGATGCCTCTCATACTCAAAGATGGAAAGATTGATCGCAGGGCTTATGAGCTTTGCCTGTTCAGCGAATTGAAGCGCCGGCTCGATGCGGGCGATGTCTGGGTGGAAGGAGCCAAACGCTTCCAGTCTTTCGAAAGCTTTCTCATTCCCACGCCGACATTCGAGCTGATGCGTGAGGAAGGACCGCTTCCAATCGCCGTTGATACCGATGTCGAGACGTATCTTCGCCAACAGCGCCAGCTGCTGAACGATGGACTGGCTGACCTCTCGCGTCTGGCCGCAGCCGGCGAGCTCGACGATGTAGAACTGACCGGGGCGGGGTTTAGCGTCACGCCGCACAAGGCTATGTTTCCGGACATCGCCAAGTCGCTGAAGCTAAAGGTGGAAAGCCGTCTGCCTGCGATCCGCATCACTGACCTTTTGCTCGAGGTTGACGCCCGAACGGAATTTTCGAACGCCTTTACCCATTTGCGCAGCGGTCGGACGGCCGACAACAAGCTTGCGCTCCTCACCGCCATCCTGGCGGACGGGATCAATCTCGGTCTCACGAGAATGGCGGACGTTTCCCCCGGCATTACGATGCGCCAACTCGCCTGGGCGCACGACTGGCATATTCGCGAGGAAGGTTACACGGCCGCGCACGCCATTCTCGTCAACGCCCAGAGGCAATTGCCTCTGGCAAGCTTGTGGGGCGATGGAACAACGTCATCCTCCGATGGCCAGTATTTTCCGGCGGGCGGACACGCCGAGGCGATCGGCGACCTCAACGGCCGCTATGGTCCCAACCCCGGCGCCAAATTCTACCGGTTCACCTCTGACCAGTACGGCGCTTTCTACATCATCGCCATGAATGCCAATGCGAGCGAAGCCATCTATGTCCTCGATGGACTGCTCTATCATGGCAGCGATCTCGCCATCGGAACCCACTATGTCGATACCGGCGGGGTAAGCGATATGAGCTTCGCCCTTTGCCATCTCGTTGGTTTCCAGATTGTGCCTCGGCTGCGCGGTCTCAAGGATCGCAAGCTCTATCTTTTCCCGCGCGACGCGCCTCCCGAAAACCTGGCGCCGCTCGTTGGCGAGCACATCAACGTCGAGCGGATCAAGGCAAACTGGAACGACATCCTGCGGCTGGTCACGACGATCCGTTCCGGGCAGGTTCGGCCTTCGACCCTGTTGGCAAAGCTGTCCGCATTCCCACGCCAGAACGGACTGGCGTTGGCGCTACGCGATCTCGGTCGCATCAATCGGTCCATCTTTCTGCCCCAGTGGTGGCAGAACCCCGAAATGCGCAGGAACGCGACGGCCGGCCTCAACAAGAGCGAATCCCAGAACACCTTGGCCCGCGCACTGTTCTTCAATCGCCTCGGAGAATTGCGCGACCGGACTTTCGAGAGCCAGTTCTACCGAGCATCTGGACTGAACCTGCTAATCAACGCCATCGTCTACTGGAACACACTCTATCTTGAACCGGCGTTCGCCGAGCTCAACCGAGATGGCATTCCCACGCCGCTTGACATCATCAAACACATTACCCCACTCGGCTGGCAGCACATCAGTCTCACCGGCGATTACATCTGGACCCCAACAGACGGCGTTGATCTCAGGCCATTGCGGCGCGAAACATCTATCCTCGCAGCGTGA
- a CDS encoding WGR domain-containing protein yields MIPAPTPYHIYVERIAPEQNMARFYALAVQPTLFGEVSLARAWGRIGTRGQQMVRLFDNESQAIILLLDVLREKRKRGYRPKRPVDIQRI; encoded by the coding sequence TTGATCCCTGCCCCAACGCCCTACCACATCTATGTCGAGCGTATCGCGCCGGAACAGAACATGGCGCGGTTCTATGCGCTTGCTGTTCAGCCGACATTGTTCGGAGAGGTGTCGCTTGCGCGCGCCTGGGGCCGGATCGGAACGCGCGGACAGCAGATGGTGCGTCTGTTCGACAATGAGAGTCAGGCCATCATCCTGTTGCTCGACGTGCTTCGCGAGAAGCGTAAACGAGGCTACCGGCCGAAACGACCTGTGGACATCCAGCGGATCTGA
- a CDS encoding AP2 domain-containing protein has protein sequence MYAIHRLDIDKHRQDAWMVNLSRGGKSIHMTFSDSTYGGKEQALEIAQAYRDAVLRVVPPLTNNDMRMLVRKNRSEGSSVPGVYFIGPTGAHKSGIWMARIEIALDDNTPVPAGKRRRRQFTRTFNVSKFGYETARRMAEEERIRMVLAVENGEDPALRSPQALKLHEKLTQDDNND, from the coding sequence ATGTACGCGATTCATCGACTGGACATCGACAAGCACAGACAAGATGCCTGGATGGTCAATCTTTCCCGTGGCGGAAAATCGATCCACATGACCTTCAGTGACAGCACCTATGGCGGCAAGGAACAGGCGCTGGAAATAGCGCAAGCCTATCGCGATGCCGTTCTCAGGGTCGTCCCCCCATTGACAAACAATGACATGCGCATGTTGGTGCGCAAAAATCGCTCAGAAGGCAGCAGCGTGCCGGGCGTCTATTTTATCGGACCTACCGGGGCGCATAAAAGCGGTATCTGGATGGCTCGTATTGAGATCGCCCTCGATGATAACACGCCGGTCCCTGCAGGAAAGCGCCGCCGCCGACAGTTCACGCGCACCTTCAACGTCAGCAAATTCGGCTATGAGACCGCCCGCCGCATGGCGGAAGAAGAACGCATTCGCATGGTCCTGGCTGTCGAAAATGGCGAAGATCCGGCTTTACGCAGCCCGCAAGCTTTGAAACTTCATGAGAAGCTTACCCAAGACGACAACAACGATTAG